AAGGCGTATCACAAAGGATCTATCATGAAACAATTCCAGTATGCTCTATTCATTCTTGCAATTTTTCTTCTTCAGGGCTTTAGGCTTTCGGCTAATACTTATCAATATGAAGGTCAAACTATTGAAAAAATTCAAATTCTGAATGGCAACCAAAAAAGTGCGCAGCCGATTGATGAAAATGCCATTAAAGCTCGCTTAAAAACTAAAGAAAACAGTCTTTTTACCCACTCTTCATTTGATCAAGACCTAAAATTATTGGCTACTGAGTTTGACCATGTTGAGCCCATCATGGAACCAAGTGAAAGAAAAATTCGCTTAACTTTAAAAGTATGGCCAAAACCTCGTATAAGGATTATTCGTTGGGCAGGAAATGAAAGAATTAAAACCGAGGGGTTGCAAAAAGAACTTAAGATTAAACCTTTAACCGTATTTGATAGGCTTGCTTTTAATAAAGCTTTTCAAGCACTCAAAGCTTATTATGTTAAGCAAGGATTTTTTGAAGCTCAGCTTGACTATAGCGTGAATTGGAATGAAATCGCCAATGAAGTAGAGATCGATATCAACATTCAAGAAGGGCGAGCTGGGAAAATCAAAAAAATATGCTTCCGCAATTTTACGACTGAAGAAAAAGCTGAATTGCTTGATCAAATGGTGACAAAAGAATATTCATTCCTTACGAGTTGGTTAACTGAAGAAGGCACTTATCGTGAAGAAGCCATGCAGCACGATCAATACCAGATTTTAAATTACCTGCACAATAAGGGATATGCAGATGCAAGTGTAGATATTAAAATCGAGGAAGCTTCCCAAAAGGACCGTATTTTCATTTTAATTACAGCTCATAAGGGGCGTTGCTACCACTTTGGGAAAGTGACTTTTGAAGGAAACACCTTATTTGATGAAAAGCAAATTGAGAATTTATTGACCTTTAAAGAAGGGATGCAATACTCCCCTGAGGGTATTGTTTCCTCAGTTAAAAATATCGCCAATTACTATGGCCGCCGAGGGTATATCGAAGCCTATGTCGATTACGAGCCTCGCTTAGACCCAGAGAATGGCTCATACTCGCTCCATCTTAAAATTCATGAAGGGAAACAATACTTTGTGGGTTTAATTAAAGTCTTAGGAAATTGTTCTACTGAAACAAGCGTCATTTTGCACGAAACGCTTTTAGTCCCTGGCCAGGTTTTTAACGCCCATAAGCTGCATTTGACTGAAGAAAGACTCAAAAACATCGGATATTTCAAAAATGTGAACGTCTATGCGGTCAAATCCCAATCGTGTGAGCTGGGGGAAAATTATCGAGATTTACATATTGAAGTAGAAGAGACCAGCACAGGGCGCTTTGGCTTGGCAGTAGGGTATAGCACGATTGAAAGCCTCTTTGGAAATATTAGCATTACAGAAAACAATTTTAGCTATAAAGGGTTGGGAACCCTATTGCGAACTGGCTATGGAGGGTTGAGAGGGGGGGGCGAACTTCTTAATTTGAACGCCACTATTGGATCTAAAAGCCGCAGCTACTCCCTTTCCTGGGCAAAACCTTTCTTTATGGACACCCCATGGACTGTGGGATTTGATATTGAAAGATCCAATAACCGCTATCTCTCCAGCGATTATACCATTGATGCGTCCCAGTTTGTTTTGCATGCCGTTTACAATGTCAACGATTTTTTGCGGGCAGGGGTACACTATCGCCTTCGTGATTCAAGAGTGCATCTAGACCATCCCCATGAAGCGAGTCCTATCTTAAGACGAGAAGCTAAAAATGGAGGGATTATTTCTGCTTTAGGAAGTTCGCTTATTTACGATTCTTCGGATAGTCCCACTTATCCTCGCAAAGGTTTTAAGTCCCGTGTCGACGTTGAAGTCGCTGGATTGGGGGGGCGCCATCATTTCGGCTCTTTAGCTTATATCAATTCCTATTACATCCCGGTAGAAAAAAGTGGGGTGCTAAAATTCCGTGCAGATTTCCGATTTATTCAACCTTTTGGGCACACATCAGAAGAAACTTTGCCACTGGATGAAAAATTATACCTGGGGGGAAATAGCACTATTCGTGGTTATCGCTCCTATCGTTTGGGACCACAATTTGAAGATGGCGAGCCGCGAGGAGGTTTGTCTTTGCAACTCTACTCTGCAGAATATGCCCATGCCTTTAATGGCCGTATGGAAGGGTTTGTCTTTTGCGATGCTGGTTATCTTTCTGGGAATACGTGGGACTTCGGAGGGTTAAATACTTCTGTTGGGCTTGGAACACGTCTTAAAGTGCTGGCAAATGGTCCGCCATTAACGATTGGTATGGGTTTTCCGCTTAATGCGCAAAACCGCAGTGAAGTTAAACGCTTCTTTCTGACAATTGGTGGGCAATTCTAAGAAATTTTGTTTTAGAACGTATGATGAGGAGAAAAAATATGAAAAATATCCGTGTAGCTTTACTAAAAATGCTTGTGGCAGGTTCAATCGGATTTATCCTTTGCGCTGCAGCTCCGACAACACACGATTTAACTCCTGTAAAGGGCTTCGATAGGGCAGCTAAAGTGGCTATCGTAAATTTTAAAGAGTGCGTCGAAAAATCTAAAATTGGGAAACATGAACAATCCGTTTTCGAATCTTTAAAAAAACAGATGGAAAACTCTTTGCAAGAAAAAGAAAAAAGCTTAAATGAAATTGCAGCAAAGTTTAATGACCCCGATTATTTAGATACTCTTTCGCCAGAAGCTGAAGCAGAGCTTAAGCATAAATATCGCACACTCAACCAAGAGATTACTCAGTACCAAAATCAATATTATCAGGCATTAAGCCAGACAAATATGAAGATTATCCAGAAATTGCAAGAGCTGATTTCTAAAGCGGCGGCGACGGTGGCCAAAGAAGTCGGAGTGGATATTATTTTAAATGAAGAAAGCAGCTTCTTCTATAAACCAGAATTTGATTTGTCCAACAAGGTGATTGAACTCCTGGATAAAATGTCGGAAACAGACTTCAATCCTTCTGCAACTAAATAAAAATTTTAATAAGGAGCATGGGATCCCA
This genomic interval from Parachlamydia sp. AcF125 contains the following:
- the bamA gene encoding outer membrane protein assembly factor BamA; this encodes MKQFQYALFILAIFLLQGFRLSANTYQYEGQTIEKIQILNGNQKSAQPIDENAIKARLKTKENSLFTHSSFDQDLKLLATEFDHVEPIMEPSERKIRLTLKVWPKPRIRIIRWAGNERIKTEGLQKELKIKPLTVFDRLAFNKAFQALKAYYVKQGFFEAQLDYSVNWNEIANEVEIDINIQEGRAGKIKKICFRNFTTEEKAELLDQMVTKEYSFLTSWLTEEGTYREEAMQHDQYQILNYLHNKGYADASVDIKIEEASQKDRIFILITAHKGRCYHFGKVTFEGNTLFDEKQIENLLTFKEGMQYSPEGIVSSVKNIANYYGRRGYIEAYVDYEPRLDPENGSYSLHLKIHEGKQYFVGLIKVLGNCSTETSVILHETLLVPGQVFNAHKLHLTEERLKNIGYFKNVNVYAVKSQSCELGENYRDLHIEVEETSTGRFGLAVGYSTIESLFGNISITENNFSYKGLGTLLRTGYGGLRGGGELLNLNATIGSKSRSYSLSWAKPFFMDTPWTVGFDIERSNNRYLSSDYTIDASQFVLHAVYNVNDFLRAGVHYRLRDSRVHLDHPHEASPILRREAKNGGIISALGSSLIYDSSDSPTYPRKGFKSRVDVEVAGLGGRHHFGSLAYINSYYIPVEKSGVLKFRADFRFIQPFGHTSEETLPLDEKLYLGGNSTIRGYRSYRLGPQFEDGEPRGGLSLQLYSAEYAHAFNGRMEGFVFCDAGYLSGNTWDFGGLNTSVGLGTRLKVLANGPPLTIGMGFPLNAQNRSEVKRFFLTIGGQF
- a CDS encoding OmpH family outer membrane protein — translated: MKNIRVALLKMLVAGSIGFILCAAAPTTHDLTPVKGFDRAAKVAIVNFKECVEKSKIGKHEQSVFESLKKQMENSLQEKEKSLNEIAAKFNDPDYLDTLSPEAEAELKHKYRTLNQEITQYQNQYYQALSQTNMKIIQKLQELISKAAATVAKEVGVDIILNEESSFFYKPEFDLSNKVIELLDKMSETDFNPSATK